Genomic segment of Salvia splendens isolate huo1 chromosome 12, SspV2, whole genome shotgun sequence:
TTCTGACTGGGATCTATTGCCTCCAAAGCAAATCAAGGACCCTGAAGCCAAGAAGGTGGTGTTTGTACTTTTTTGTTAGATTGGTTTCCCATTTGAGTATCCTGTTATTCATGTATTAAATTGACTTTGTTGATACCAATATCAGCCTGAAGATTGGGATGAAAAGGAATTCATTGCTGATCCTGAAGACAAAAAGCCAGAGGTAAATATACCTGTGATGTCTTTAATGATTTTGTCTTTTACTAGAAAGGGAGTAATTTAGAACTCATGGTGTTGAATTAATGATATGCTAAGAGTAGTTGTCTTTGTTGACAGGGTTATGATGACATCCCCAAGGAGGTTGCTGACCCTGATGCCAAAAAGGTATTTTAATGACATATTTATGGTACCTTCAGCATACCAGAAactaatatttgaaattttgcTAATAAAAACATTTTGCATTTGCAGCCTGAGGACTGGGATGATGAGGAAGATGGTGAGTGGACTGCACCTACCATTCCCAACCCCGAGTACAAGGGACCATGGAAGGCAAAGGTTTGTTAAATATTCAGTTTGACTTACTTATATGGCTTACGAAGCGGACTATAATCTAAATAGCCCTTTTCTGTACCAGAAAATTAAGAACCCCAACTACAAGGGCAAGTGGAAGGCACCACTGATTGATAACCCAGGTTTTTATTGAACTTGACACATTATTTCTGAGCAGCTATTGCATTCTGTTAAGTTGGTTCTGGCTAATTTGGTTTTGGAATAATTGCAGAGTTCAAGGATGACCCAGAACTATATGTTTTCCCGAAGCTGAAGTATGTAGGCATTGAGTTGTGGCAggtacattttcttttttcttttagttgCTTGTATAGTTTTAATTTTCCCCCATTTGTGCTCAATGGATGATACGGATGGTACTCAGCCACTATAACTATTTCGCAGGTGAAGTCTGGAACCTTGTTTGACAATGTTCTTGTATCTGATGACCCTGAATATGCCAAGAAGGTAGCAGAAGAAACATGGGGAACACAAAAGGATGTATGTGTCATttgtttcaattatttttttctttcatcttttctatactcaattatatttttaaaagtggATTACACCTGCTATCTGTTTATTATTGCCAATGCTGCTGATAATGCAGGCTGAGAAGGCTGCTTTCGACGAGGCagaaaagaagagagaagaggaggtACAAAAAGATCCTTTCATTTTATCCATTTATTACTTTTGATCCTTTCATTTTATCCATTTATTACTTTGTGTTTCTGTAGTTGCTCTTTAAGTAAGCACATTCTGAAAACTGTGTTTCTATTCTCAGGAATCAAAGAATGAGCCATCTGTTGATTCTGATGTAAGACTCGTTTgcttttgaaaataatactcctctATTTGCCTTACATATGGTTTAAAGGAAGCTTGAATTCTCTTCACAGGCTGATGATGGAGCAGATGATTCCGACGCTGAAGGTGAGGATGCTGAGGATGATTCCAAAGTAGACCCCAACGAAGACCCTGTAACTTCGGTTGATGATGATGTGCATGTAAGATTTTTGTTCTATACAATGTCGGTAGTCGCTAATTTTCTCAAGTCACCTAATTCTTATTTTTGTGCTCGTCTCTCTGCAGGATGAACTGTAGGGTGTGAAGTGATGGAAAAAGCTGAATATCTCTTACTGACATTGTGCCATCCGGATTGGGTGTAGTGCCCCAAATTTTTCTTATTAGTTGTAGCGCTTTCGGTAGGAAAACTAAATGACAGTTGGACGCTGCAAGAGAACGTATTTGTGGCTTGATTGCTTTGATTGAGTTTGCTGTCTGGACTCAAGATATAATCTGATTTTTTGTTTATCAACTTGTCTCAGAATCACTGTTATTCTGTTAAATCTAGAGGTTGCAGCTTTCTGATTTGAACCTATGAAAGAGTCTATTTAGGAGACAGCTTATTCATCTGAACCAgatgtttcaaaaaaaaattagaaaacagAATAAATTCAATCATGACGAGGATGCTGCCTAAAACAGagagtaatagtaatagtaaaaGTAGTCAGTGCCTAAATTTTTCACCATGTCAAGATATTTTGGGTGTGGTATAAATTTGAGAGTTTTAGTATAGTGAATGAGGTCCAAGATATTTTGTATGGTCAATTGAGCAAATGGAAATCCACCCCTGCATCCATGGCCCGATTAACTTCATCAGGAGTTGAATACGCAGTCACAGCTATAATAGTATTGCGGATTCCATAGGCTTTTTCTTTTATGATGAGTCTCGTAGATCAAATCATTCCATTAACGGCATCTAATCACGAATCCACAACGTAATATGCATCAATATACAGATATAGCAACCCGGAAGTTATATCTCCACGTTACTCTGGAATGTAAACAAAGTACCTTACAGTCCATAATATGTAATCAAAGGGAAGAGAGGCCTTGTTCTTCAAAGTTGTCTCGACTAGATCAAGTGCTTCTTTTCCATTTTCGCAAACATGGAGAGTTGCTCCGAGTTTCTGAAGTATCGTCGTTGCCAGCATGCACAACGTCCTACCATCTTCCACCAGCAGCACATTCTTCCCATTCAATGCCTTATTGTCTCCCACTTGATCATTTTCACTAACTACCACCACCTCAATTTCATTCGCCACACTTGTTGCTTCATGCTCGACTAGACTATCTTCATGCGAAGAATGAATCTCTTTATTTCTGGATGGCCTGAATTCATGAAGCAGTTGTAGAATGCGGTATAGATGTGATCCATGCAAAGGTCTTGACAGAATGTGATGGCTAGCAGGTATTCTATTCTCCTCATCTATATCTTCTGACTCCTTTGATTTCATAGGATTTTCTACCCAAACAATTTCACACTGCAACTTATGAACGCCTTGTCCCAAAACACAAGATATTTCTGAGATTGAGGCTGCATTTGCATTCAACCCCCATGAGATGCACCTACAACATAGAGGTTCAAAGACATTAATAAATTCGTAACCATAAACATAAAAGAAATAACTGCGTATTAGTAGTTTAACTCACCAAGGATCGGATGATTCCCAAACCCAAACCAGTTCCTTGTGCGATGGCCGTCTCCTTAGCATTTCTCAACAAGTTGCATAAAATCTGTTTGAGCTTCGCCCTATCCCTTTTAACGACTATATGCTCGAAGATTGAGCAGTCAGTGGGATCGAGCACAATATCCACGCCTTTCTTCATGCTGAGGGGATAGAACAAATCCACAACATCTTCAACAAGCTTTGCTACATTGAattcctcctcttccagttGCATTTTCCTAGCTTCAATTTTGCTTGTGTCAATAATAGAGTTCAGTATGACTAAACCACATAACAGAAAAAAATAGTATTACTACAAGAGAGCCATTTTAGTGCAATAAAAATGGAATTTGAGCATCTAAAAGAGACCTAAGAGATCCATTGCACAACTACTCATCTGGTGTAAGTTGGATGTCAATTCAGGTTCTGGTTTTGCAGTTGCACGACAAAGATTTATGAGGCTGGATATGGCAACCAGAGCAGTACGTATGTCGTGGCAACCACTGACAAATGCAACACTCTTGTTCATACTCTTGCGATCCGCTTTCATTTGGTTTGCAAGAGCAGTACTGAAAACAAGTTCTTGTTGGACTTGTTTTTCTTGTTAATATGAAACAATATCTTGCATGGTTCTATGATTCTATCACATACCAAAATTCTCTCCCTCTCACCCTCCTTAATTCACACTCTAATTTGTAATACGTTTACCTAATTACCTTCACTAATTcctataaatttattatattctcTCCTCTCCCTAATGAAAACTATAAATTTATTAGATTTTCTTCTCCCTCATGGTAATTTATTACTTTTATGTCCCGTATGGTaactatatactccatccgttcatgaaatattgtccaattttttcattttggtccgtccgctAAATATTATCATCTTTactctttttccattttttgtaaatggatctcactttccactaacttattacactcacattttattataaaactaatatataaatgtgagacctctattctactaacttttttaactcacttttcttaaaacATATACCAagtcaaacttggacaatattttGCGGACGGGGAAGTATTCAATAGATTTATGAAGCAAAATTTAAAACTGATGTTATTTATGCCATGGCTAATGGGCCTTTTGGATGCCCAGCCCAAAGATATGCGTTACTAAGTAAGTGGATTTGTATTGTATCTTTATGTATATACGTATTGTGATTTGTCAATACACATCTTTATTTACTGTGATTTGTAGCCTTTATGTATGGTGATTTGTCAACCTATAATTTTTGGACCCTTTTTTTTTCACTTGAACACGTGCATTGAAAtaattttaatcacataaaaaaacatacaagtCATATAGGTGGCCCATAACCGAATCACTTGACCCAATTGATTTTACTCTATATAAATGCCAATAATATTATAGTGCTTAGCATTGTATAAAACGATAGCTTTCGTAATGGGGTAGTAATTTTCAACCATAATACTAGCCAActccttaaaaaaaataaagaaaaggttTATTGAATTTCAGGTATAACATTAGACGAAAAATACGAGCCGTCTTATTGAGGCCCATCTAAAGTTAAAATTAATAGTCCATAAGATTTTCATTAGAGCCATACAAGTCATCTTATTCTCAAGTCCCATGCCAAACTGAACTTATTTataaaattccaaaaaaaggaaaagaagaagatAGTTTACGAGTAAAAAATTGGTTCGGACAGATTAACATGTGCATCCAGTCAATTACAATAacaaaagataaagaaagagagagaagaaaaagacaACGATGGAATATTTATGCAATTATGATTGGCTTGACATACCAAGAATATACTCGGACTATACGACAAAATACTCAGACTACAAATTTTTATTCGAATTTCACCCATAGGGATGAGACAACAAATAGAAGGATAGTAACTTCTATGCTCATCCTCATACTCGGTTAAAACACGACATCAATATTGCATAAAAATGAACTGTATTAGTATGAAAAATCATTGATTCTTAATATCATTCAACATCACCAAATTTTGAAACTTTCAACATCTCAACCAGTACtctcccaaaataattaaaaaaatactaatgcAATTTCTGAATTATTTTCACCTGCGAGGTAATTAAAATCTCCATGAAATATTAATTAGGCAGATGAGAAAGCTTCTATTATTTGGGAAGCAATTTAGCTCAAATAAATAGATTTATACTCAGGGACGGAGATAGcataggccaagccaccgctccagcgggggcttggccgttGTTTTCCTCCCAGAGTCCCCGCTTGGCCGTTGCTTTCCTCCCAGAGTCACCTACAGTGTATTTGGGTTTTTTACAGAGACGTGTATGGAGGAAGAAGATGGGAAAGAGAGGCCGGGGCAGAGGAGAGAGGAATAGAAATGacttgtaaatttgtaattactCGATGCATAGGGGAGAGAGCCAACTTTTATTTCCCTTTATTGATTTATGTGATTAAGAGTAGTAGGTAATTTCATTTCTTTATTAGGGTGATTATTAATTTAAGAATATATTACTACTCCTATCTCTAAAATTGTTTAAAGAATCAATtactactaataaaaataattatttgtctCATgtttattttcgatttttatgCCCATACATATTGATTTACTGATAAACCAATAAACCTATAATACACTCAtactttattataaaattaatatataaaacgATGCATTATCTACTACTTTTTTCTATTCCTTCCGttacttatttatattaaaagtgAACTAAGACTCCTAATAACGGCCGAACTAAAATAGTAAACCGAGACTTCTAATGACGGACGAAGGAAGTACCATTATgaatttacatttttaatatttgaaacGAGTCAAAGTAGGATAAGTAATCGCAGATGGTTGGAGTGCCATATTTAggtcaaattaatattttaacaacTCAATTTGCGAACTCTTAGGATATCAagatatactactccctccgttccatagtagtgggggcatttcttttcggcacggagattaagaaagtagagagatgaagagagaataaagtaagagagagtaaagtaagtgagaagaaatgtgttaacttttactaaaaagtgaaatgactctactactatggaacgtaccaaaatggcaaaatgactctactactatggaacggagggagtataatatatgaAGATATTAGTATACTTGTGTATACTAATATTTTCTTAGAATTTGCAAATAAAAAATCCTAGATACACCACTAAAGACCACTAGAAAAGGCAACCGAGCCGCTATTGGAGATTCTAGGAGCATCGCGCGTCCTACCGTATTTATCGTTACATTTCAGCACCGGCTTATTTCAAGTTCTGGTTCCGTCCCTGTTTATACTAGTGAGTTTAACATATTTACTTTGTCTTATGAGTTGTCATTATACATGagttagggcatccgcaatggggcggacaaTAGGCCTCCCGATGCCTTGGGCGCGTCATCGTCGGCCACTGTGGGTGTGCGGAAGATGCCCGATGCAacgtccgcgccctatagatcgtccgcggacgatacgcggacgatagggcatcgtccgcgccatcgtccgcccactgtgggggacgcggacgatggcgcggacgatgcaacgagtttttgtttttttttttaaattcaaaaattatttttatataaataccccctaccccacattcacatttttaatatttccattcacatttccactctcaaattacactataaaatggattccggtgaatacTCAAGTCTGAATAatccgatgtttgggggtggtgcaTGTTGGCagggtacagaccctgacgaatatcggcccttcgactccaacacgcagtacgatccccgaattcagtacggattcgtatgGTCTGTCCGACATGGAGCCTTCTCCAACCCTCCCCGCCGCCCGTTCCCGCCGCACCGCCGCCGCCCCcgcccccgccagaaagaagcggaaccgacaccgggcgtacaagttgccacctctggaaacgaatgaagagtactcccccgggaggacgaactaccaaccggatgaaaccctcgtcttggcgaggtgttggatGGATATTTTGGAGGACCCGGTATTtgcgaacaaccaaaagcaggttGTGTACTGGGACCGCATcgtcgagcgctacaatgaggcgaagccgccgagcatgtacaagcgccatagggaacagctccgcaagcactgggatcaagtgaagaagcaagtcaacttGTTCTCGGcagagtacgagaagtgcttgagggagcaGGGAAGCAGCGAGAGtttgagcgatgtgcgcgatagagcgttgttgtcgtaccagtcattgtacgacgacttcaagtatttcaacatctgggtgctcttgaaggacaagcaaaagttccaaggcgggattctgccatCGGCTGCGCCAAAGAGGACGAGGACCACCGAAGTCGgtgttacacgagcagcgaaagcggcgcatatccggtggacctcaaccggacgatgtatgaggaggaagagagttctggcacaccggtgtcctcccggcgtcccgttggcgtcaaggctgcgaagaacaaggggaaggcgaaggcgacatcctcctcacAAGCCGCGAccgccccccatcgccgatcccgaccccgacgTCACTTGCCTACGCAGAGTTGGCagcggccgccaaccggaggacgttgttggacacacACAACGCCCTCATGCAGTGTCAGGACCtggccaaagccgaatacctccaggggatgatcgatgagctgcgcaaCAAGTTGGGAtttttgtagagtagtcaactttttttcatttctaactcgtgtaactttttttaatcaatgtaggattttCCGTTTGTTAATTAATCGTAGcacttttaattattttgcattgacatatttgaaaacatttaaattaattaacaaaacaatagtgaaacctataaGGCGCctcactgcaggtggaagggtaggaggataaaatgatgatatggcggtgcatagggcgccccattgctaatgcccttacAACTTACACGTGGAATAACAAACGGAGAAGATGATTAGatatcaaataataaaataaaaaaataactaaaaacaaaataactatTCAAAAACTTGTTCGTAACGTAACAACTAATATAAATAACAAGAATGACGTCGACACACACAATCACCATTGTATAGGAAAGCAAGAAAAATAGGAATAATATTTGGATGAGGAAAATCGTTTAGTTAACATATATAATTACTAATTAAATAACAAGTGTGAATTCACTGATTCCGAAATAACTTGAAGTAATATCTTTCTTGCAcgta
This window contains:
- the LOC121759534 gene encoding calreticulin-like translates to MAISRGRSLIAAPLSLSITISLLLAVASAAVFFEERFDDGWESRWVKSEWKKDENMAGEWNYTSGKWSGDANDKGIQTSEDYRFYAISAEFPEFSNKDKTLVFQFSVKHEQKLDCGGGYMKLLSGDVDQKKFGGDTPYSIMFGPDICGYTTKKVHAILTYNDKNNLIKKDVPCETDQLSHVYTFILRPDATYSILIDNVEKQTGSLYSDWDLLPPKQIKDPEAKKPEDWDEKEFIADPEDKKPEGYDDIPKEVADPDAKKPEDWDDEEDGEWTAPTIPNPEYKGPWKAKKIKNPNYKGKWKAPLIDNPEFKDDPELYVFPKLKYVGIELWQVKSGTLFDNVLVSDDPEYAKKVAEETWGTQKDAEKAAFDEAEKKREEEESKNEPSVDSDADDGADDSDAEGEDAEDDSKVDPNEDPVTSVDDDVHDEL
- the LOC121757803 gene encoding histidine kinase CKI1-like, encoding MGLNKTAQKQVQQELVFSTALANQMKADRKSMNKSVAFVSGCHDIRTALVAISSLINLCRATAKPEPELTSNLHQMSSCAMDLLVILNSIIDTSKIEARKMQLEEEEFNVAKLVEDVVDLFYPLSMKKGVDIVLDPTDCSIFEHIVVKRDRAKLKQILCNLLRNAKETAIAQGTGLGLGIIRSLVHLMGVECKCSLNLRNILCFGTRRS